The Terriglobus sp. TAA 43 sequence ACGCCGCGGCCGTCGGCACCAGCGAAGCCGTACGCCCAATCACCGCCGCCCCGGTCACCACCGTCTCCGGGTTGTGCGGATGGATCTCCACGGAGAATGCCTGCAGAGGACTTAACCGCACCATCTGCTGAATATAGTGATTCAGCAGCGGCAGTTCCACGAACCGAACGTTGTACCCGGTCAGATAGAACTTGCCCGCGCCACTCACATGGATTGAGCTCGCTGTCGCTGCGGCTAACGCCTTATGCCACAGCTTCTTAAATTCAATGCAGCGCTGGTCGCCCTTGTCCGCCGCTTCAAATACGTCCTCCGGCTCCATATCCAAAAACCGCAGACGCATGGCCCGGTGGCCCATAATGCCTTCCATGTGGCCGCGACCACCGCATCCGCAATAAGTCTCGCGATCGTCGAGCGTCACAACCGTATGGCCGCCTTCTCCGACGCCCTCCACCAGCGGATAGCGCCCAAAACCAATACCGGTGCCAATCGTCCATACGCGAATCATGCTGTCCAGCTTGCCTTGCTGGTGCGACAACCCGGCCGCCACAGCGTCGGCATCGTTCACAGCAGTGACTGGAAGATCGATGCCATGCTCCTTCAACAGATTGCAGATCTCCGCCACAATCCGAGCGCCCTTCATCTGCGGCAGATTCGGCGAATCCTCCACCACGCCATGGCGCACCAGTCCGGGCAGCGCAACCCCAATACCCGCCAGACGCACATCCGGATTAGCGTTGATCACGGCAAGTACCTGGTCGCACAGCGCTGCAATCAGATGCTCGCGCGGCATCTCCACCAGGGCGTCTTCGTATAACTCATCTTCCGGGTACGAATGAATGCGATCCAGCGTCCCATCCGGCTTCAGAAGACCTGCAATGATGCGCTTGGAAAGAACAACTCCGATGGTGCATGCCTGACCACTCATAACAGCAACCTATGCTTTCCCGGCGACCTGCTGTCCCCAAAGCAAACAAAGGGAATCAAGGGTTAAAAACAGCAGGTGCCGTGCCGGGGATTATCCGCTGATAAACACTTCAGACGCAAGCAAAAAGCAGACGGATGCTTGCCATGGCGCAGCATCCCGCCGCCTAAAGGTCCGCATCCCGTATGACGTAACCGCTTACTTCGCTGCGGCGTTCTGCTGTTTGAGCCAGTTGTACAGCGGCGCAAAGTACTCCATCATCGGCCCCGCATCCAGATGATCGCTGCCCGTCATCGTCTTCAACGTCTGCTGCCACGGCTGCGACTGGCCTGCCATCAACATCGCATTCAGCTTATCGCCCGCGGCCTTCGATCCATAGAACGAGCAGCGATTCAAAGGCCCCTTGTATCCACTGGCATCACACATCGCCTTGTAGAACTGGAACTGATAAATCCGCGCCAGGAAGTAACGCACATACGGAACGTTTGATGGAACGTGCATCTTCGCACCTGGATCAAAGTCCGCTTCACTCCGATTCACTGGCGGTGCCACGCCCTGATACTTCTCGCGCAACTGCCACCAAGCCTTGTTGTAGTCCGCAGGCTTGATCTCGCCGCTGAACACCTGCCAACGCCATGTATCCAGCGCCAACGCAAACGGCAGAAACGCAATCTTATCCAACGCCGTACGAAGCTGCAGCGGAATATCCGCTTCCGCAGGCGGCTCACTGTCCGTCAATCCAATCTGCTTCAGGTACGACGGCGTAATGCTCAAAGCAATGGCATCGCCAATGGCCTCATGAAAGCCATCGTTCGCACCACTGCGAAAGATCATCGGCTGCTGGTTATACGCACGCTGATAGAAGTTATGTCCCAGCTCATGATGCACCGTGGTGAAGTAATCATCATTCACCTCAATGCACATCTTCACGCGCAGATCATCCACCTGATCCACGTCCCACGCACTCGCATGACACACCACATCTCGATCGCGCGGATGAACAAACTGCGACCGCTCCCAGAACGTCTTTGGCAACGGCATGAATCCAAGTGAAGTAAAGAAGCTCTCGCCATACTTCACCATGTCCTTCGCTGCGGCAAGACGAGATGCCTGCAACTCGTCGGAACCAGGCTTGAAGCAGGGGCCCGTGTGGGCACCCCTTGTACTTACACCATTTTCGCAGTCAGCGCCAAAGTAGATGGTGCCGTTTGTATTCGGTTTGAGGCCAACCTTATCGTTAGCTTCGATCTGCTTCTTCAGCGCTTGCTCAAGATTTACCGGCTTGAACTGCGCCAGCTTCGGATCGGTGGGCGAAACAATGTCATAGATATTGCCCCACTCCTGCGCCCACGTATTCCCCAGCAACTGCGCGGGGATCATGCCATCCTTACGATCCGCCGCAACACCATACTTCGCAATCAACCGGTGGCGAACGTAAGTATGTAGCTCGCGATACAGCGGCTCAAGCTGGGCCCACGCTCGATTCACCTCCGCAGAAAACTGCGCAGGAGTCATGTCATAGCCCGCACGCCACAGGTCGCCCGTGTCCTTGTAGCCCTGCTCTTTCGCGCCAATGTTCTGCAACTCAATGAAGCGCTCGTAATCCTTACGCATAGGAGCCCCCACACTATGCCACCCCACCCACACGCGGGTTAGCTCTGCCGCATCACGCGACTGCGCCATGAACGTATCCACATCGTCCACGCTCATGCAGTTGAATAGAGCCTTCAATATCGATGGGGAGTTCTGTGGAATCTCTGGCTTTGGAGGGCAGTACCTACCCTTGCCATACGCACCCGTCAGCGACGCTGCCAGCCGCGTCTCCTCCGCCAGCAACTTCGGATCATGCGGCGCAGCAGGCGCCCCCACCTGCAACAGCATCATCTGCCGACGCATCTCCGCTGGCAGCGTCAGCTTGTCAAAGCGATGACTCTCTTCAATCAAATCCAGCGACAGCTTCGAACCCTGCTCATTCAGCAGAGCCGTCGTCGCTTCACTGTCTTCATTGATGTACGTCTCCGCCAGCCACTCCGCATGGCTGCCATCGGTCGCGGCTTTCAACAATGCAGCATTCGCACGATCCAGAAACGCCTTCGCCTCAGCAACAGAGGGAGGCGCAGTAGAAGGCTTCTGAGCAACAGCGGAAACGGCAAGCGAGCAGGCTAAAAGTACGGAGGGAATACGCATGCCGGAAGTCTACTGCTTTGCAAAGCAGGAGTGGTAGTTTTGATGTGCCCATCGGCACTGCGAAATCGTATCTACAGAAAGAGGAGTGACCTATGTCCGTTCGTGTGTGGCATCAACTCACGCTTGCACTTGCGACATTCCTTCCGCTTTCAACGTCGCTCGCACAACAACCTGCGCGACATTTTGAAATCTCCGCCGTACGCGAAAACCGCAGCGGTTCGGAGCACGACAACGGCGTCAATATCAACGGCACCAAAATCGCCGCGACCAACCTTTCGTTGCGCATCATGATTCAGCAGGCCTATGGCGTCTTAGACTTCCAAATCATCGGCGGCCCCAACTGGCTATCCACCGCACGCTTTGACCTTCAGGCTGATACAGGCGACGGCCAACCCGTTTCCAACGCGGAATTCGGCCCCCTGCTGCAGCAGCTTCTCGCAGATCGCTTCCACCTCACCGTGCATCATGAGACGCGCCCCATGAAGGAATACGCGCTTACCGTCGCCAACGGTGGCCCCAGGCTGCAGGCAACAACAGGCCAACCACAGAATTCCATGCAGGGCATCAATCAAAACGGCACGCAGGGCACTGCGAAGATGATTGGTACCGGCATCCCCATGTCGGCGCTTGCCTACCGCATCGCACAACAACGCCCATTCCGCGGCAATCTCGTCATCGACAAGACCGGCCTGACCGGCTTTTACGACATCACGTTGGAATGGGAAGCGGGTGACAACGCCGCTTCATCGCTCATCACGTCGCTGCAACAGCAATTAGGTTTGAAGCTCGTCTACGAAAAAATGCCCGTCGACGTCCTGGTGATCGACCACGCCGAAAAGCCATCAGAGAACTGAGATCTGTCTATTCTCTCTACACATGACAGAGGCCCGGCAAACTTCGCCGGGCCTTATTTCCTGGGAGAAGGAACTAGCTTTATCTCGATGGAACCGCGTGTTTGAGGCGGTCAGAAATAAAACGATGAAAGCAAAATCTTTTCCGCGATTACGCCTCTGCCTTACCGGCAAAGCTAGCGACAGCACACGGAATCATCATCATGGCGATAAACGCGAAGGCAACAATCAAATCATGCATAACGGTTTCTCACTTCCCGAGAGGGCGGCCCTCTCTGACAAGATGAGAATCGCGCCAAATCCACGTCATCACCATTCACCAAAAGCAGCCTGCAACAATCCTCGGTGGCATGCGTCATAACACGCCATCGCGCGCGATGTACCACTTATGGGTGAGGGCTATCATCAAGGAGTCCATCGGCACTTCAAAGTGCCCTGCCACGATTCCCCCGAACGAGGCCTCATCTTGCGATCTCTTCTCCTGGCCTGCGCTTTGCTGGCAGCATCCCTGTCGTCGCACGCACAAGCCGTCGACAGCGATCACGATGGCTTGTCCGACGCATTGGAAACAGCGCTTCTTCAGCAATTTGCGCCGACACTCATGGTCAGCACCAACGACTGTTCGGCACTACCCGCACAGTTCACGTCCGGTGTTGCAACTCCAACTCCGGAAGCCGACAACGGCACGCTCTACGGCCAGGCCACCCCACGACGCGTACGCGGCCAGAACGCCATCGAACTGCACTTCTACCATCTGTGGCGCAGAGACTGCGGACGCCTCGGACATTGGCTCGACACAGAACACGTAGCGGCCCTCTTGTTACCCGACGGCAAGCAGCATGACGATCCGCAAAACTGGAAAGCAAAATACTGGTACGCCGCAGCACACGAAGACACCGTCTGCGACGCGAGCCAGGTAACCCGCGCCTCCACGCTGCACGCGGAACACGACGGCGCTATGATCTGGGTCTCCGACGGCAAACACGCATCGTTCCTGAACGCGGAGCTCTGCAATCACGGCTGCGGCGGCGATGTCTGCCGCAACAGCTACGAGGCCCCGCGCCTTCCCGTAGTGAATCTCGGCGAACCGGGCGCAGTCATGGGCGGTGCCGTCTGGATGACCTCAACGCAATGGCCGCTGATGGACAAGGTAAGCCGAAGCGACTTCACCGACGCAAGACTCGAGCGCCTGTTGCGCCTCCCCACAACCGATGTAGCGTGGGCCAATCCTGAGAAGCGCCCCGCACAGGGCGCCATCCTGGGCGGCAACGCGGCCATCGACGGCGCGCTTACAGGAGCGCGCTCCACAGACACAGCCATCGCCATTGCAGGAAACCACACCGGTAACGCTCTCGGCACGGCCACACATGCAACCGGCCACGCTCTGTCACGTTCACTGCATGCAGTCGGCAAAGCACTCGGCGCATCCACAACCTCTCCAACAACCGAGAGCGCAACGGACGATCCAAAGAAGAAACAATAGAGCGGGAACGGTATCCTTA is a genomic window containing:
- a CDS encoding ROK family protein; this translates as MSGQACTIGVVLSKRIIAGLLKPDGTLDRIHSYPEDELYEDALVEMPREHLIAALCDQVLAVINANPDVRLAGIGVALPGLVRHGVVEDSPNLPQMKGARIVAEICNLLKEHGIDLPVTAVNDADAVAAGLSHQQGKLDSMIRVWTIGTGIGFGRYPLVEGVGEGGHTVVTLDDRETYCGCGGRGHMEGIMGHRAMRLRFLDMEPEDVFEAADKGDQRCIEFKKLWHKALAAATASSIHVSGAGKFYLTGYNVRFVELPLLNHYIQQMVRLSPLQAFSVEIHPHNPETVVTGAAVIGRTASLVPTAAA
- a CDS encoding TIGR03435 family protein, with amino-acid sequence MSVRVWHQLTLALATFLPLSTSLAQQPARHFEISAVRENRSGSEHDNGVNINGTKIAATNLSLRIMIQQAYGVLDFQIIGGPNWLSTARFDLQADTGDGQPVSNAEFGPLLQQLLADRFHLTVHHETRPMKEYALTVANGGPRLQATTGQPQNSMQGINQNGTQGTAKMIGTGIPMSALAYRIAQQRPFRGNLVIDKTGLTGFYDITLEWEAGDNAASSLITSLQQQLGLKLVYEKMPVDVLVIDHAEKPSEN
- a CDS encoding M2 family metallopeptidase — translated: MRIPSVLLACSLAVSAVAQKPSTAPPSVAEAKAFLDRANAALLKAATDGSHAEWLAETYINEDSEATTALLNEQGSKLSLDLIEESHRFDKLTLPAEMRRQMMLLQVGAPAAPHDPKLLAEETRLAASLTGAYGKGRYCPPKPEIPQNSPSILKALFNCMSVDDVDTFMAQSRDAAELTRVWVGWHSVGAPMRKDYERFIELQNIGAKEQGYKDTGDLWRAGYDMTPAQFSAEVNRAWAQLEPLYRELHTYVRHRLIAKYGVAADRKDGMIPAQLLGNTWAQEWGNIYDIVSPTDPKLAQFKPVNLEQALKKQIEANDKVGLKPNTNGTIYFGADCENGVSTRGAHTGPCFKPGSDELQASRLAAAKDMVKYGESFFTSLGFMPLPKTFWERSQFVHPRDRDVVCHASAWDVDQVDDLRVKMCIEVNDDYFTTVHHELGHNFYQRAYNQQPMIFRSGANDGFHEAIGDAIALSITPSYLKQIGLTDSEPPAEADIPLQLRTALDKIAFLPFALALDTWRWQVFSGEIKPADYNKAWWQLREKYQGVAPPVNRSEADFDPGAKMHVPSNVPYVRYFLARIYQFQFYKAMCDASGYKGPLNRCSFYGSKAAGDKLNAMLMAGQSQPWQQTLKTMTGSDHLDAGPMMEYFAPLYNWLKQQNAAAK